Proteins encoded by one window of Planktothrix tepida PCC 9214:
- the ilvA gene encoding threonine ammonia-lyase, biosynthetic has protein sequence MLCDYLVQILTARVYDVAQETPLEYAPNLSARLNNKLLLKREDMQSVFSFKLRGAYNKMAHLPPDLLKQGVIAASAGNHAQGVALGASQLGTKAIIVMPVTTPQVKVNAVKARGGEVVLYGDTFDEACAYARQLEAEKGLTFIHPFDDPHVIAGQGTIGMEILRQYQQPIHAIFVAIGGGGLISGIAAYIKRLRPEIKIIGVEPVDADAMSQSLKAGHRIKLSQVGLFADGVAVREVGEETFRLCQEYVDEIILVDTDDTCAAIKDVFEDTRSILEPAGALAIAGAKAYVEREQIQGETLIAVACGANMNFDRLRFVAERAEFGERREAIFAVTIPEEPGSLRKFCECIGKRNLTEFNYRIADEKEAHIFVGMQIKNRADAAEMIKNFEENGFKTIDLTDDELTKLHLRHMVGGRSGLAHHELLYRFEFPERPGALMKFVCSMSPNWNISLFHYRNNGADYGRIVVGMQVPPEEMAEWQAFLDGLGYRYWDENKNPAYKLFLSQK, from the coding sequence ATGCTTTGCGACTACTTAGTACAAATTCTCACCGCCCGTGTTTACGATGTTGCCCAAGAAACACCCCTAGAATACGCTCCTAACCTCTCCGCCCGTCTGAATAATAAATTACTCTTAAAGCGAGAAGATATGCAGTCTGTCTTTTCCTTCAAATTGCGGGGAGCTTATAACAAAATGGCTCATCTTCCTCCCGATTTATTAAAGCAGGGAGTGATTGCCGCATCAGCCGGAAATCATGCCCAAGGTGTTGCCCTCGGTGCGTCTCAATTAGGAACAAAAGCAATTATTGTGATGCCTGTAACCACCCCTCAAGTTAAAGTAAATGCCGTCAAAGCAAGAGGGGGGGAAGTCGTTTTATATGGCGATACCTTTGATGAAGCTTGTGCTTATGCCCGTCAATTAGAAGCTGAAAAAGGATTAACCTTTATTCACCCTTTTGATGACCCCCATGTGATTGCCGGACAAGGTACAATTGGCATGGAAATTTTACGCCAATATCAACAACCCATTCATGCTATTTTTGTTGCCATTGGTGGCGGGGGATTAATCTCAGGAATTGCCGCTTATATTAAACGATTACGTCCTGAAATTAAAATCATCGGAGTTGAACCCGTTGATGCCGATGCTATGTCACAATCTCTCAAAGCCGGACATCGAATTAAGTTATCACAAGTCGGGTTATTTGCGGATGGGGTAGCCGTGCGAGAAGTGGGGGAAGAAACCTTCCGTTTATGTCAAGAATATGTGGATGAAATTATATTAGTAGATACAGATGATACTTGTGCGGCAATTAAAGATGTTTTTGAAGATACTCGTTCAATTTTAGAACCTGCTGGAGCCTTAGCAATTGCGGGAGCAAAGGCTTATGTTGAACGAGAACAAATTCAAGGAGAAACCTTAATTGCTGTTGCTTGCGGGGCGAATATGAATTTTGATCGCTTACGATTTGTAGCCGAACGTGCGGAATTTGGAGAACGTCGAGAGGCTATTTTTGCCGTGACAATTCCTGAAGAACCTGGCAGTTTACGCAAGTTTTGTGAATGTATTGGTAAACGCAATTTAACCGAATTTAACTATCGAATTGCCGATGAAAAAGAAGCCCATATTTTTGTCGGAATGCAGATTAAAAATCGGGCTGATGCAGCAGAAATGATCAAGAATTTTGAGGAAAATGGATTTAAAACAATTGATTTAACCGATGATGAATTAACTAAATTACATCTGCGACACATGGTCGGAGGACGGTCGGGTTTAGCCCATCATGAATTACTCTATCGGTTTGAATTTCCTGAACGTCCAGGGGCGTTAATGAAGTTTGTTTGTTCCATGAGTCCAAACTGGAATATTAGTTTATTTCACTATCGCAATAATGGCGCAGACTATGGAAGAATTGTGGTAGGAATGCAGGTTCCCCCTGAAGAAATGGCAGAATGGCAAGCATTTTTAGACGGTTTAGGTTATCGCTATTGGGATGAGAATAAAAACCCAGCCTATAAACTGTTTTTATCCCAAAAATAA
- a CDS encoding LppP/LprE family lipoprotein produces MQTKIIHKLGLTLTLVFSLAIPALGQRQMWLDQTTPQNWNKPGVNIPKTKLYPIPENCQKMIQPPRNTTERLITQAGWKLLNYKRTNGKTTLFLAISQTDIKCRLAESQIFVFHNGIFAGTGSPTTIIYRLDGAFRDFKLLTEKTFIVKFDRYRDSDASCCPSGSTIVNFKIDTVSGRPLVVPVKTNTRAFSDSDL; encoded by the coding sequence ATGCAAACTAAAATCATCCATAAATTAGGATTAACTTTAACTCTTGTATTCAGTCTGGCTATTCCCGCATTGGGTCAACGCCAAATGTGGTTAGATCAAACCACCCCCCAAAATTGGAATAAACCTGGGGTTAATATTCCTAAAACCAAATTATATCCCATTCCAGAAAATTGTCAAAAGATGATTCAACCTCCTCGTAATACTACTGAACGTCTTATTACACAAGCAGGTTGGAAACTATTAAACTATAAAAGAACTAATGGCAAAACAACACTATTTCTAGCAATATCACAAACAGATATAAAATGCCGTTTAGCAGAATCTCAAATATTTGTATTCCATAACGGTATTTTTGCTGGAACCGGATCACCAACAACTATTATATATCGCCTTGATGGAGCTTTTAGAGATTTTAAATTATTAACAGAAAAGACATTCATAGTAAAATTTGATCGTTATCGAGATTCTGACGCTTCCTGTTGTCCTTCTGGTAGTACAATAGTTAATTTCAAAATTGATACGGTTAGTGGTCGCCCGCTCGTTGTTCCTGTAAAAACTAATACTAGGGCTTTTTCTGATAGTGACTTATAA
- a CDS encoding CCA tRNA nucleotidyltransferase — MPEALADVFSPATWPFELNDLPQPAYLVGGAVRDGLMGRTTPILDLDFVLLQDAVKTARTLAEQYQAGFVLLDAQRHIARVVFDQVTVDFAQAQGNSLEQDLRRRDFTVNAIAFDPFTQTFIDLNKGQEDLQRRLIKMISPENLQDDPLRLLRGYRQAAQLGFKIEDQTQAAIQEFAPLLSRVAVERIRTELVYLLNTPNATPLIQQAWEVGLLSPYFKGADQQFKRLSQIDISAIKVGEIYPQVLLELSQELSYTLKISRLAIAKLTCLLNQDITLAETELLGLKLSKLELKSTLAILKGLSQLKLLKTRELSLREQYFLFQNLGLLFSALIVSAIADGFSLESISPLMNRYLNPNDPVAHPQLLLTGNELMEALNLRPSPKIGELLLEIQLGQIEGKITTIEEAIAFAQQLL, encoded by the coding sequence ATGCCTGAAGCTTTAGCCGATGTCTTCTCTCCTGCCACTTGGCCGTTTGAACTGAATGATTTACCTCAACCTGCCTATTTGGTTGGGGGTGCAGTTCGAGACGGGTTAATGGGTCGTACAACACCCATTTTAGATTTAGATTTTGTCCTCTTACAAGATGCGGTCAAAACAGCGCGAACTCTGGCTGAACAGTATCAGGCTGGGTTCGTTTTGTTGGATGCTCAACGGCATATTGCACGGGTTGTCTTTGACCAAGTAACAGTTGACTTTGCTCAAGCCCAAGGAAATAGTTTAGAACAGGATTTACGCCGACGAGACTTTACAGTTAATGCGATCGCTTTTGATCCGTTTACCCAAACCTTTATTGATCTTAACAAGGGTCAAGAAGATTTACAACGGCGTTTAATTAAAATGATTTCTCCAGAAAATTTACAAGATGATCCATTACGATTATTAAGAGGATATCGTCAAGCTGCCCAATTAGGATTTAAAATCGAGGATCAAACCCAAGCTGCTATTCAAGAATTTGCACCGTTGTTAAGTCGGGTTGCAGTCGAACGCATTCGCACCGAGTTAGTTTATTTATTAAATACCCCCAATGCAACACCTTTGATACAACAAGCTTGGGAAGTTGGTTTACTTTCTCCTTATTTTAAGGGTGCAGACCAGCAGTTTAAACGATTATCTCAAATAGATATATCTGCAATAAAAGTAGGAGAAATTTACCCTCAAGTTTTACTTGAATTATCTCAAGAATTGAGCTATACCTTAAAAATATCCCGTTTAGCGATCGCAAAATTAACTTGTTTGTTAAATCAGGATATTACTTTAGCAGAAACAGAATTATTAGGGTTAAAATTGAGTAAATTAGAATTAAAAAGCACTTTAGCGATTTTAAAAGGTTTATCTCAATTAAAGTTGTTAAAAACCAGAGAGCTATCTCTAAGAGAACAATATTTTTTATTCCAAAATTTAGGATTATTATTTTCAGCGTTAATTGTAAGTGCAATAGCCGATGGATTTTCCTTAGAAAGTATTTCTCCTTTAATGAATCGTTATCTAAACCCCAATGATCCCGTCGCCCATCCCCAACTGTTATTAACAGGGAATGAATTAATGGAAGCCTTAAATTTACGTCCGAGTCCTAAAATTGGAGAACTTTTATTAGAGATTCAGTTAGGACAAATTGAAGGTAAAATCACAACCATTGAAGAAGCGATCGCTTTTGCTCAACAATTATTATAA
- a CDS encoding Ycf34 family protein, whose product MCICVNCHYVDRCTTYHAVETQHQERHLTENPTFEPTEPTINVNIRTPNDYEIEMEWDVVGCLSFKEENGKWAKLRPGELVPT is encoded by the coding sequence ATGTGTATTTGTGTGAATTGTCATTATGTTGATCGCTGTACCACCTACCACGCCGTAGAAACCCAGCATCAAGAACGCCATTTGACCGAAAACCCCACCTTTGAACCCACCGAACCCACCATTAACGTCAATATCCGCACCCCTAACGACTATGAAATTGAAATGGAATGGGATGTAGTCGGATGTTTGAGTTTTAAAGAAGAAAACGGTAAATGGGCGAAATTAAGACCCGGGGAGTTAGTTCCGACTTAA
- a CDS encoding serine/threonine-protein kinase codes for MSYCFNPNCSNPQNFSDAKFCQNCGSKLLLSSVSNEAESVVYRGIQLIGQGGFGRTFLVVDESQPLTPYCVIKQFFPQGSNARKATELFEQEAKQLKILGQHPQIPTELGYFEQDGYQYLVQEFIEGKNLAQELQKKGVFTEEKIWFILKDLLPILQFVHENKVIHRDIKPENIIRRFNTKKPIGNLVLVDFGAAKLVTGGMLPKTGTMIGSAAYTAPEQLMGKAVFSSDLYSLGVTCIHLLTNVPPFDLFDSAEGNWVWRDYLKAPVSDELGYILDKMLQGATRNRYNSAAAILRHINPKPDYVPVMPGLTINPETGFKPLPEQPQFIQPSPSIPNISDVSEPAVSEEKVPELPPPRLLNKINLISGILQKRLEPYGIIQVSVNQNHINQLTIVLNRDKNRSVKYKELVPIIGYELTYCQINNLEKVKLLGRVNNQNVPEWTSLLKLDRKTKIRNQMIRFQNHKFLWKLFQLTTRTFWSQQIKKKEFWLDLLMVAMIIFIFSDKIIILKPIMALVIAGGFWGVKHQVTHTNTLQLNQLFATITTLFLMFGWLNLRIWADGMFGIILAGLFISMPIFFSRNPS; via the coding sequence ATGAGTTATTGTTTTAATCCGAATTGTTCTAATCCGCAGAATTTTAGTGATGCTAAATTTTGTCAAAATTGTGGATCTAAATTATTGTTGAGTTCTGTTTCTAATGAAGCTGAGTCTGTTGTTTATCGAGGGATTCAATTAATTGGACAGGGGGGATTTGGTCGGACATTTTTAGTGGTTGATGAAAGTCAACCCTTAACACCTTATTGTGTGATTAAACAATTTTTTCCCCAAGGGAGTAATGCGAGGAAAGCCACAGAATTATTTGAGCAAGAAGCTAAACAATTAAAAATCTTGGGGCAACATCCCCAAATTCCCACAGAGTTAGGTTATTTTGAACAAGACGGCTATCAATATTTAGTTCAAGAATTTATTGAAGGAAAAAATTTAGCTCAAGAATTGCAAAAAAAAGGGGTATTTACTGAAGAAAAAATATGGTTTATTTTAAAAGATTTGTTGCCAATTTTGCAGTTTGTTCATGAAAATAAAGTCATCCATCGAGATATTAAACCCGAAAATATTATTCGTCGGTTTAATACGAAAAAACCGATTGGAAATTTAGTTTTAGTAGATTTTGGGGCTGCTAAATTAGTCACCGGGGGAATGTTGCCTAAAACGGGAACCATGATTGGGAGTGCTGCTTATACAGCCCCAGAACAATTAATGGGAAAAGCCGTTTTTTCCAGTGATTTATATAGTTTAGGAGTGACTTGTATTCATTTACTGACTAATGTTCCTCCCTTTGATTTATTTGATAGTGCAGAAGGAAATTGGGTTTGGCGAGATTATTTAAAAGCACCTGTCAGTGATGAATTAGGATATATTTTAGATAAAATGTTGCAGGGTGCAACCCGTAATCGTTACAATTCGGCGGCAGCAATTTTACGCCACATTAATCCTAAACCGGATTATGTTCCAGTAATGCCGGGATTAACAATCAATCCTGAAACGGGATTTAAACCCTTACCAGAACAGCCTCAATTCATTCAGCCTTCTCCTTCTATTCCGAATATTTCTGATGTTTCTGAACCTGCGGTTTCTGAAGAAAAAGTTCCTGAATTACCCCCACCAAGACTCTTAAATAAAATCAACCTAATTTCAGGAATTCTTCAAAAGCGTTTAGAGCCCTATGGGATTATTCAGGTGAGCGTCAATCAAAACCATATCAATCAGTTAACGATTGTTTTAAATCGAGATAAAAATCGCTCTGTAAAATATAAAGAGTTAGTTCCAATTATCGGATATGAATTAACCTATTGCCAAATCAATAATCTTGAGAAAGTCAAACTTTTAGGGCGAGTGAATAATCAAAATGTTCCTGAATGGACATCTTTGTTAAAACTAGATCGAAAGACAAAAATTAGAAATCAAATGATCCGATTTCAGAATCATAAGTTTCTTTGGAAGTTGTTTCAATTGACAACTCGAACGTTTTGGAGCCAGCAAATTAAAAAGAAAGAATTCTGGCTTGATCTGTTAATGGTTGCCATGATTATCTTTATCTTTAGCGATAAAATTATTATCTTAAAACCCATCATGGCTTTAGTGATTGCGGGAGGATTTTGGGGTGTTAAACATCAAGTCACTCACACCAATACTCTGCAACTGAATCAACTGTTTGCAACGATTACCACTCTATTTTTAATGTTTGGCTGGTTAAATTTAAGGATTTGGGCGGACGGAATGTTTGGTATAATCCTAGCGGGCTTGTTTATTTCCATGCCCATCTTTTTTTCCCGCAATCCTTCTTAA
- the tsaB gene encoding tRNA (adenosine(37)-N6)-threonylcarbamoyltransferase complex dimerization subunit type 1 TsaB, with protein sequence MQPISSQPVYGLAIHTSSPDLGLAISNFQDVQRSQSWAIGRDLSTHLHHYLLEFIQPQTWLDLGWITVAKGPGSFTGTRIGVVTARTLAQQLNIPVFAISSLAAIAWKEQLQRRQNQDENLVIALEMRAQRGQLFVAIYGQNPETNFGLVPLLADSVMSSQQWEQTIASWQTPYHRVKVEAGLGETAMQLLELGYLDWKLGKHSHWSEALPYYGQHPVEF encoded by the coding sequence GTGCAACCGATTTCCTCTCAACCCGTTTATGGTTTAGCCATTCACACCAGTAGTCCTGACCTGGGATTAGCGATTAGTAACTTTCAAGACGTTCAGCGCAGTCAATCCTGGGCAATAGGACGGGATTTATCCACCCATCTGCATCACTATTTATTAGAGTTTATTCAACCCCAAACTTGGTTAGATTTAGGATGGATTACAGTAGCTAAAGGCCCAGGAAGTTTTACTGGAACTCGAATCGGAGTCGTCACCGCCCGCACCTTAGCTCAACAGTTAAATATTCCAGTTTTTGCCATTTCTAGTTTAGCGGCGATCGCTTGGAAAGAACAACTTCAACGCAGACAAAATCAGGATGAAAACTTAGTGATTGCATTAGAAATGCGAGCACAACGAGGTCAACTTTTTGTGGCAATTTATGGTCAAAATCCAGAAACCAATTTCGGCTTAGTTCCCCTTTTAGCGGATAGCGTCATGTCCTCTCAACAGTGGGAACAAACCATAGCGTCTTGGCAAACTCCCTATCATCGGGTAAAGGTAGAAGCAGGATTAGGAGAAACCGCCATGCAATTATTAGAATTAGGATATTTAGACTGGAAATTGGGAAAGCATTCTCACTGGTCAGAAGCATTGCCTTATTATGGACAGCATCCTGTAGAATTCTAA
- a CDS encoding undecaprenyl-diphosphate phosphatase has product MISMPDLFLNLGAADVLAQTASSASIGSDINLLEAFFLGLIQGVTEFLPISSTAHLKVIPVMLGWGDPGIEFTAIIQLGSIAAVVWFFWQDLVQVVLGSWRAIQKKDYESVDFRLALGIALGTIPIVFFGLLIKLLIPDYDNSPLRSLETIAFASIGMSILLGLAEKIGKRQRNFEHLKVRDGILMGLAEALALIPGVSRSGSTITAGLFMGLERATAARFSFLLGIPAITLAGIVELRMVFATGIRNSDLIPIGVGLISAAIFSYLSIAWLIRYLQKQSTWIFVWYRLAFGVMILVAVWGGALKNI; this is encoded by the coding sequence ATGATTTCTATGCCTGATTTATTTTTGAATTTAGGAGCAGCAGATGTATTGGCTCAAACGGCATCTTCGGCTTCAATCGGTTCCGACATTAATCTATTAGAGGCATTTTTTTTAGGATTAATTCAAGGAGTAACAGAATTTTTACCCATTAGCAGTACCGCCCATTTAAAAGTCATTCCAGTCATGTTAGGTTGGGGAGATCCCGGTATTGAATTTACAGCCATTATTCAGTTAGGCAGTATTGCGGCAGTGGTGTGGTTTTTTTGGCAGGATTTAGTTCAAGTTGTCCTGGGATCATGGCGAGCGATTCAAAAAAAGGATTATGAGTCTGTAGACTTTCGTTTAGCGTTAGGGATTGCATTAGGAACGATTCCAATTGTCTTTTTTGGATTGTTAATTAAACTGTTGATTCCTGATTATGATAACTCTCCTTTGCGAAGTCTGGAAACGATTGCATTCGCCTCGATTGGGATGTCCATTTTATTGGGATTGGCTGAAAAAATAGGCAAACGACAACGGAATTTTGAACACCTTAAAGTTCGAGATGGAATATTAATGGGTTTGGCTGAAGCTTTAGCTTTAATTCCTGGGGTATCTCGATCAGGATCAACCATTACGGCTGGATTATTTATGGGGTTAGAACGGGCAACGGCTGCTCGTTTTTCCTTTTTATTAGGAATTCCAGCAATTACTTTAGCGGGAATCGTGGAATTAAGAATGGTATTTGCAACTGGTATCAGGAATTCAGACCTGATTCCCATCGGTGTTGGTTTAATTTCCGCCGCTATTTTTTCCTATTTATCAATTGCTTGGTTAATTCGTTATTTACAAAAACAAAGTACCTGGATTTTTGTTTGGTATCGTCTCGCCTTTGGAGTCATGATTTTAGTGGCTGTGTGGGGAGGTGCGTTAAAGAATATTTAG
- a CDS encoding TIGR03279 family radical SAM protein, translating into MIRPAKITTVLPDSIAEEIGFEPGDAIVSINGQPPRDLIDYQFLCADEVLELEVLDRFGKTHQLEIEKDYDQDLGLEFESALFDGLIQCNNRCPFCFIDQQPPGKRETLYLKDDDYRLSFLYGSYLTLTNLSQREWDRIAQMRLSPLYVSVHATEPPVRIRLLKNPRAGQILDQLKWFKKNRLQIHAQVVVCPGINDGKYLEQTLLDLAQFHRGRIPTVASVAVVPVGLTRFRPPEDELIPVTPEKAQEIITQVQNLQQKFQQEFGSTCVWIADELFLIAGAELPPESHYQDYPQIGNGVGSIRKFIKEFEQTVKQHPIQSCSTPRQFTWVVGNAVEKAFQPLLNSLNDISGLTVNLVALASQYWGQEITVTGLLTGQDLLQGLKGKSLGDGILLPSVMLKQGEPVFLDDMTVAELAEQLETEIFPVSHVEELISIALQD; encoded by the coding sequence ATGATTCGACCTGCTAAAATTACAACCGTATTACCCGATTCTATTGCTGAAGAAATTGGCTTTGAACCCGGAGATGCGATTGTTTCGATTAACGGACAACCACCTCGTGATTTAATTGATTATCAATTTTTATGTGCTGATGAAGTTTTAGAATTAGAAGTTTTAGATCGATTTGGGAAAACCCATCAACTTGAAATTGAAAAAGACTATGATCAAGATTTAGGCTTAGAGTTTGAATCCGCTTTATTTGATGGATTAATACAATGCAATAATCGCTGTCCGTTTTGTTTTATTGATCAACAACCCCCCGGAAAACGAGAAACCCTCTACTTAAAAGATGACGATTATCGCTTGAGCTTTTTGTATGGTTCCTATTTAACCTTAACCAATTTATCTCAACGGGAATGGGATAGAATTGCACAAATGCGTCTTTCTCCGTTGTATGTTTCTGTTCACGCCACCGAACCTCCAGTTAGAATTCGCTTATTAAAAAATCCCCGTGCGGGTCAAATCTTAGATCAGTTAAAATGGTTTAAAAAGAACCGTTTACAAATTCATGCTCAAGTGGTGGTTTGTCCAGGAATTAATGATGGCAAATACCTCGAACAAACCCTTTTAGATTTAGCTCAATTCCATCGCGGTAGAATCCCGACTGTTGCTTCCGTCGCGGTGGTTCCCGTGGGGTTAACTCGGTTTCGTCCCCCGGAAGATGAATTAATCCCAGTTACGCCTGAAAAAGCTCAAGAAATTATTACTCAAGTTCAGAATTTACAACAAAAATTTCAACAAGAATTCGGTTCAACTTGTGTTTGGATTGCGGATGAACTCTTTTTAATTGCGGGTGCAGAATTACCGCCTGAATCCCATTATCAAGATTATCCTCAAATTGGTAATGGGGTAGGTTCTATTCGCAAATTTATTAAAGAATTTGAACAAACTGTCAAACAACACCCGATTCAATCTTGTTCAACTCCCCGCCAGTTTACTTGGGTGGTGGGAAATGCCGTTGAAAAAGCCTTTCAACCCTTGTTAAACTCCTTAAATGACATTTCAGGGCTAACGGTGAATTTGGTGGCTTTAGCGAGTCAATATTGGGGTCAAGAAATTACGGTTACAGGTCTATTAACCGGACAAGATTTGCTGCAAGGATTAAAAGGAAAATCATTAGGAGATGGAATTTTATTACCATCGGTGATGTTAAAACAAGGAGAACCTGTGTTTTTGGATGATATGACCGTAGCAGAACTCGCAGAACAACTGGAGACAGAAATTTTTCCAGTGAGTCATGTTGAAGAATTAATCTCTATTGCGTTGCAGGATTAA